The Ciona intestinalis chromosome 9, KH, whole genome shotgun sequence genome contains the following window.
CTATTGCGTAGTTAACAAAACATATGTACATAATTAAATTACTGTAACCCCGCAAGCACTgtttatagttaaaaacacaatcaagaaatataaaatataagtacAAAGggtatcttaccccacagtattatgtACAGTGTACATGGTTACAGTTAGATGTCAGgataaacatataataaatgaatgacacatacacccacaatggtagcagcatgtCCGGCGCGGTGGCGTAgtagttagcgcgcctgcctgtaaccattaggtaatgggttcaaggctcgtcgctgctaccattgtgggcgtatgtgtccttgggcaagacacttaaNNNNNNNNNNNNNNNNNNNNNNNNNNNNNNNNNNNNNNNNNNNNNNNNNNAAGtgaacatacatggtaactcgtaagctggcactaggtgttaaacccgtgtgataacgactgtcgttttccggccacacgaggataaagtaaaaaaaaagtaagttacattcagcaTCAAGCCTCGAGCCAATATCCAATGTGCAAGAGACAGACGCACTAACCACTATGATAGCGCTGGACTTTTTTTCTTCAATAAAGTGAATGGTTTATGCGATAACGAATAACCGCCAacatatggtttataaaaccacCATGCATGGTGCACACTAAGGCGGCCGTGTTACAATATATCGTGTTTAACCGCTACGTGAATAAAGTCCGGCGCCGCGGCGGGCTGCTATTGCTCTAATAGGATCtgataggttgtctaaattgtcagtcaagGATTGGAAATTACGAAATTCCACCAATAAAGTCACCCCCAAATTATAATGTAGTAACACCGGTAACTAACAAGTGTGTACGAGatttgtaaaacagaacaaccgtgttataaataCCGACTCTCATTACCCTCCTACAAGAGGATAAATACGTTTCATTCCTTCATGTATGGTATCAAATAAGAACCTTTGGTGAAACCAAACAGTGAGCACAAAACCATCATGCATGGTGCGCTAGTACGCCGGAAATATCCCGTATGCCCCCGCCGCAACGACCAGCTTAAGTCAGAACCCTGGAACCAACGAGTtacaaaaaactttacaagttAACCgctcaaaaaaaaaaacaaacggtAATTTGTGACCGGGTACGGTGTAACTAACACTCGTGTTATTACTTTTTGTCACGcgacaatttaattttaaacctcTATTTAAGTAAATCATATCCCTTGTCACTTATACatgatacagtagggtgggggaagatgggacaccttataaATCTACTCtatcgtcgcatttggtagtaaacaaagaacatttaaagaattataaaactgcatcctcacgactcccatagaccgttgttaattgtttaaaacacaaacatgatatttggatattgtgtgctaaaggtgtcccatcttacctcattctactatatatataaaaacgaaTGTTCAAGCCGCATTGTATTTTATCGTGTGTGCAATTAAAATATCGGCAGATCTCAGATTTCCGCGTTctgtttgtagtttttttaatgaaattttcTTCGGAAACTAGACTCTtggatatttaaataccatGTTATGTGTTCACAGATACGGCGTCCAGCTACCAAATTGTCAGAGATCAACCACAGAAAGCATAAAGTCAAAATGCGAGTCCGGAAACGCCACCGTCGCCAAAAAACGTCTCGGATTCGTCTGGTAACGATTGAACACATTTGGAAAAGCACAACTTTTGTTCCGGCACATTTTTGTATTCTTATTTTCACACTTATTGAACTTGATAGGTTGTTTGTATGCTCATTTATGTTCAGCACCTCACTGaccttttgtttgtgtttagCGGCGTATATAAATTGACGTGTACAGTATACAATTATAATTAATGCACACACATTCTTATTAGGCGTCAAAATAGGCAAAATGATATTCTGTCATGCAATATCTAAAATACAGACTAACACGCAGCAGCCATCCATGTATGCCTATTACCGATAAAATCGATCTTACCCGTCGGTTGTAGTTCAGGGGTTGTGGTTTATCGGTTAAGTTTGTAGTTCAAAGGTTAAGAGTTAGCTTAGGTTCGTCTTATACAGATTCGCTGTAACTTAAGCGTAATAAAGCGATTTGATTGGTCAGAAAAGAGGGCTGGGTGCGACCActctgtatttttaaaacacgtatCCGGTCATGTAgcggggtgggggaagatgggacacctttagcacataatatctaaatatcctgattgtgttttaaacaattaacaacggtttaagggagtcgtgaaggcacagtttataattctttgaaatttctttttttactaccaaattggacgggaaaatggaatgaacaggtgtcccatcttctcccaccctactatataaaaaagcattccctatttatatatatatatatcacccAACACGGGTAATTTCCGGGTTTCAGTTGTGTTTAAATTGACCGCAAAAATGAATACAAAGTAGATGGACCGCGTAAGTGAGCGTAAGGTGATGCAAGGGTAGACCTTTTGAAAATGTTGTTCAGCAAATAAAGGTGGAGGGGTTAATAAAGCAGAAACAGGATATCCgttttattattcattttaatttgtgcgaaacaaaatattttctatcaGAGATCAATTCTGTCGTATAGACTTTTATTGGAGAAAATGTGTTGAAACACAATGAagagaatattttttacaagcATTAAGCACAGCAGCATACATACAAATCTATACAGCAGTGTTATATAATTTACACGCTACGTATTTTGTCCATATTTTTGTCCACATACAAGCATTGTAAGCATAGCACCATGCATGTCCACAATGTAAAGACTCACTGGTAACTACTACGTGCTGAGATTTCAGGGTTTAGATCTAATGTCCAGGTTTGGTTCATATCGGGTGTGTAATGTTGCTTACATACTCTGACGATTCTTTCTTCGCTCTCAAAACAAAGTCGGAGGTCCTGGTTTCGAGCTACAGCTATACTGCCTTTGTGGTGCCGGCTATCTTTTCTCCTAACAAAGCACCTTTTATCCGTATTCAAGCAGCACATCGAAGGGTCAAATTTTTCCTTTGGCCGCGTCCAACTTAAATAAGCGCAGGAAACGCGGGAATATCGAGAAACATGTATTTTCGTTTGAAGGAATTGATAATTACCAATCTTGTTTTTTACCGCAAATACATAGAACTCCTGGTTGTATCCAACAACGATTTTCCAAACGTATAAACCTCCATTGGATTGTGAGTCTTCTTTCACCATTACACGGCGCTTATGTTTGACCAACATCATCCCGTCCAGACCACACGAACGAATGACACAAGGTATCGGTCCGGATATGTTCATAATCCTTCACTTTAAAAATCTGTGCTGTAAAATAACTAATTCATCCCAGCCCGCTGGCTTTATACAACACGtacgaaaaagaaaaaacttcGCAAGGAAAGAAGGCTACCACAgtattttgacaaaaacatGCCGCAGACTCATTATAAAACGTGGTCGGGTTCTTTCCTGTATGTGTAATATACTAACTATAAGCCGTACGCAAAGCACACTGCTGATGGTATTTGGGTACTGGCCAAGGCTggtctatattatatatagggtggggaagatgggacactttttatttcatttcccCGAcccatttgttttttttaaatatgatcaggatatttatatattatttactaaaggtgtcccatctcccccacccatTTATGCCTATATTGGTGCTGggttaaaagtatttttttatacaaactgctttattgcgtttttttttgtattttaaagccCATTTTGCGGACTTCGTTGCTAGCATGTGTTTAACCAATAACAGACACCTTTTGTGCAGTCCCCAGGTCAATCCGAGACTGTTTGTCGTGCTGCTGATTCTCTCAAATTTTCGTCTTGAATTAATGGCGCTTAttcgtttttatataaaggttTGGTCATGACGTATATCGGTGTCGGATAACGTGTGTATCAGGAAAATTCGCGGAATCGATGATTTCTCATCTACCATGACGCATCTACATCGGCGGGCGCGCCATCGTAAACTTCAGTTTTATTTGCATTACCTCCCGCTCAAACATAATTCTAAAGTTTAGGAATAAAGATCAAATCAAAAGGTTTGTTAATCGATCAAATGCCAAGAAAACGAAAAACtccatttctttgtttttctttaactGGCGAAATATCATCTTTGGTACTTCAATGGATAATTGCTTTTCAACAAATTTATGACCTCACCATTGTTTTGGTTTTCAAAAAAGGTCACAAAAGAAGTCATTTTGCTGCAAACAGGCCGAGATTTGTTTGCAGAATACAGCCTAAAAGATTATCTTTGCATACTCTCATGTCAACGGCGGAATTCCACgcatgtttaaaattagttttcaACACAAAAGCTCTGTCTTCTGTATGTTTGTTTAGTTACGGAATCATGCAAGCCAAAATACACTTCAGGACCACAGTTTGGAAAGTCTGTCATTGTTCCATGGTTTCATGCTTGCGCTGCTCATCCGCGTTACATAATTCCCGGTGTTCCAGTACCGGATGGCTGCCCATGTGTTATCACGTCAAGGTTTATTATATGCTTTTAGTGCGATACAGGTGCCCGGTTCCTTTGCAAATTGTCGTAATGCCAACCCAAAACAAAATGGTGCCagtacattttatatatagcatGAACCACATGATCAGAACAAATTAGTTTTACCGTTCAAGTTTCATGATTGCATTATACTTCATGTTTTCTTCGTCATGTATTCTGTATACATCGCTTAACGTATATAAAACATGTATAGTTAGCATTTAAGATGTGTTTTTtgatgtatggctgacagtatagaaaacccattagtgaccaccgggttggaACAACTCGTTTTAGTGTATTGCCCAAGAACGCATACGCCAACACTAGTACAGCGGCAACAAGCCCcttaacctctgggttagaggtaCGCCAACTATACTGTGATACCGCATCGGATACAATCGTGAAAATCTCCTCACCAAAGTATGTCTTAGCAAATTTTATTCACTTCCGTATAAATCGCTGTCACGGATAGAGCCGTGTAGGACTAATTtacgttttaaactatataccACAAATAAATCACGTAATATACGTAGGCGATATAGACAATAAAGCAGTATTCGCTACAATTTAACGTGTTCGTGAAATTTCTTCCCGAAATCTTATATCTctaataaaatagttttggtGTATTGGTTTACCTTGCCTTTCAAGCCGCTTGCTTGCAAAGTGATTTGAATCATAGAGAAAAGAATTCGGCCGGTTTATCAAACATTACTCACACCCGCATAAAGTCCAGGGTACCCTCAAGTGTATACGCTTCGTTTCACTGCAACGCTTTTAGGATTATTTGATTCACTGAATTCTAAAACCCCCGGTATAATTGCTGTCTGGCTTATAGTTGGTTAGAGAGAGAGAACGTAAGAAGTTTATTCAACTTTTGTGTATTCGTTTTATTGAGCGAAATATACAACTAAGCGGCATGGGTTAGAGTTGGCCTCGCGAAGACAACCCATGCGTGATTTTCGATACTGATTCATCGAGAGATAATACgttcttgagcaagacacttttCGACATTGCTTCGACCCAGTGTGGATACGAGTGGGGTGTCGAAATTAAGAAATGGCTTGTCAAAATCAGCCATACAAGAAAATAACAATCATCAAAGTTACCTAAAAACACCAAGTTAAATACGTACTTTAAGTTAACTAACTAGTTAACGGGCACAAGGttgttaaacagaacaccagtggtACAACGGTCGTCGTTGCCTCGCCTTccgaggataaaacaagtattATCGTCGCTATCATATACCAGCACAGAACAATGTGTATTCTAAATGAAAGAACGCCACTTATTTACTCTGGATGGCGGTAAAGGACCGtagttacaatattttataaaggaTAGAACCAAGTTTCCTATAATGAAGTATAAACCCTGTTATCCATTGCGGTCCATCTTTTTTCACTGTGTATACGTCACCTGCTGCATACCTTGTCACGGTGGATTACTTCAAGTtatcctttaaaaaatatttgtgtattCGGTTccgacaaaacaaaacataatctTTATTCGCTTTTAATATAACGATGAAACAGCTGAATTTATAACACAGCCGACCGCTCGTGTCCCAATTTCAGCAGTGGATAGCATCTACTGCGGGATTTAGGTGGTGCATTTTTTTCTCTGAACAATTTAACTTCGACAACCCATAGTGACCACCGGAATGGCACAATTAACGTTTAGCTTGTCCAAGAGCAAATACGGCCACCACGATAGCGACATTAGGCAGCATATAACGTGGCCTCCATATATTCTGCCTACGCGTTACAGGTTTTCTGAGCATAAATAGACAAAATGCAAATGAAGTAATACTAAAGAAACCGTAACTCGCagccacgaggtgtataaaacagaacacccctgttataactactgtcgttgcatCGTCATAaaaagggtaaataagttgcgtgacttcatttaaaaacagttttcacattcagttttatttacaaGCATGAAGCTGCGAAATCAAGAACAATAGTCACATAAAATAAGATGAAAAAGCAGATATTGGGCTCTAAATGGGGGAAGTACCCAACTAATGAACTGAAAACTTGCACAAttagtgaaaaaaattataaacagtttaaagatGCGAAAGTGTTGCAAAAGATTAAGTTCAGAAAAATCTGTTCAAGTCGGATCAGTTTTTATTAGGCAAGAACGGACGCTAATACTATAAGTTATTACATGGTAAGTTTcattattaatattgtttttgtttttaaatatttaacttataacTCTTCGGGtcatagtttttatatttaaaaatgcttCACTAATTAAGGAAAAACTAAAGATTTTAATGAAGGCGtgcaaattaatattttaaatcaactGTAAGATAACAAGCAATGCGATATTCTACCTTACAATGTTTCCaaagcattttattttaattgtgaaCCACAACCTACTAATGTCTAAAGTGTATTggcattttatttgaataactAAGGATAATTAAAAAGCAATAAGAGTAGATCTACCAAAGCAGTAAATGTTGTtacatattaaagtttaaactactTGGTTTTTCGCACAGATGATGAATTGGAATGGAAATTGTTGGAATTAATTTTCAAGTCTTTGGTAATCGTTTCGTAGCAAGCCTGAAAAATAAAGTCCCTCATTTAAGGTACAaatatttaggtttaaaatttggtttaaaaaataattaaatagcATAAATATATAGCTACAATAGCATATAGGCATAACTAATAAAATAGAAGagacaaaaatagaaaaaaactaacaataaAACGAAAGCCTGTAAAACAcacaataaatgtaaaacaatttataaaagagTAGAAGTTAGAAATAGTTAAACCAATCATACATTAGTTTATATTGTAACAATGTAGATACCCAAAACGGCCACATTAGTAAGAAAAGTCCACTTTCAATAGAATATGTTTATCATACCATGTGTTGTGCTGCTTAGCTACTGTAAGATTTACAATATAGGTATAGACAACATTTGACATTGAATATGTAAGAGCAAGCTATAGCAAAGGCAAACTAAAACCAGATTAATTAAAGATCAACAGACAATGTGAATTAAGACCATAATCGATTCTAAATGCATCAGCTTGAATTAATGTGTTCATGCTTCATGCTAAAGAACAGGGCAAAGAGCATTGTTCAAATACAACAGTGCAAAATAATAGCTACACCCTGATTAAGGTCTATAGCATGATTaatcaagtttaaatacaatagCATTGTTTCATGCATTCGGGGTCCTGATACATTGGGTTCATTAAACTGCCAGCCACCCAAAATGACACATAAGGTGAACAAATACTCAGTGTGTATAAACTGAAGTTAATTCATCATAAAAACAAGGTTTGTGTGCAGTCAGTTAACATTTAACCTGACGCAAGCTACACAGTGTATGTGTGATGTATAGTTACGCAGTAATTCTGTGATTTACTTGGAAATGACAGCGCACTACATTGACTACAAGCATGCGAGCTACACCGATCTAACAATTAAACCTGTTTAAGCAGTTTCGTCATCAAAGCGTTGATATCTATTGTTATCCTTGATCAACCCTGTTAAGGAATTTTCAcgttgtatgaaacacaatACATTCCGATTGTATTGTCCCACTGATGGTCAAATATAAACCaatacaacttttaaaagCCAACAAGGCAGAATGCAAATCAAGGGTTTGGATTATTGggaattaatttataattgtttgataCTTCGCAAAATTCTATATTTCATTTGGTGATTTACAACACACTTgagtttactttttattgttcGTTTTCGAATCGTTGGTATTTCGAACTGCTGCTAGGACCCAAGCCTGTAACATCAGCGTGAGTGACTTATTGTTAAATGCTTTCCGGTAAATACCGCAGCTAAAAATGGCAGCATCTAATCCATCATGCTTTGTTGTCGCTTCTATGCTCTATATAGCAAGCagtaaattaaaagcaaatctcaCCGTATTTTCGCCTGATGTCGTCATTCTTACGTTGTCTGTCTAATTTCCTGTTTGAAGATGTTTTGATTGTTAGCAAATATTAGTATGCCACTCTATATGGCACTCAgagtgttatttttaaaaccacagTCTGGATAATTTCCTTTTCCTTTGTAATGTTAAATCAACACCATGGGAAGAGATGCAAGCGAATATAACCAAAACTAAACAGCTGCATTGTATCTCAGaatttaatataacatataatatcccaCATTTATACGCATATGATATGGTTGATATCCAATTGCAATTTATCCTCAGTCATCGCAAAAGAAGCAATATATACTTAATTGTTAAATGACGTTGCCAACCACGCAACTTTACCTTTCATCTTGTCGCATGGCCCTTTCTTGTCTCTCTCTATCAAGTCTCTGGGCTTCACGTTCATatctacaataaaaaatagccGTAAAACTTTTAGCACTGTGTGCGCAGTAAAGGTTGGAAACTATATGAAGGTTTTAGAGGAACTGACAGATTTAATATCAATATCCAACTAAACAGCCAACAAAATACcagttttaacatattaatCAGACTTGATTAACTAAAAACTTCATAATATGAAtttggaaactttttttttaaacatgggtaataaaatattgtgtttttaattctcAAACATACTTAGCACTGTCTTTCTTGAAGCAGCAACATTTACAACACTTGCACAAACACAAAGTTATCGCGATAAGAAGAAGTCCGCCAACGACGCTTACTGATATAATCAATGCTTCAAAATTCACTGGAAAGAAATGgttgtatattgtataagTCAGTATACAACAGGCTTATATAAAGTAGAGTCATAAAATATTAGTACTCAAATGTTCAAATCTTTATCATTTCCAAATCAAAATTGTTTTCCTGTGTAAATGGATGATATTGTATGTATTCGCACGTTTTTAtgtgtatgggtgaggtcctacagcatgacACATCATGGGACCTTGTATTtgaaccagagttggcccattacccaaacatccAAGGTCAGTTGGAGGCTTCAGCAATGTGATTTAAAtgtcttttttaaaagtatacaTAGGATACAATAAGACAATTAGTGTTAAGTAGTGAACCTTGTTTCCATGGGCTACAATGTAGACACCTAAACCAGCCACAACGCTAGTATGTATATTGCTATGGATTGTAAAATTAAGACATTTAATTCTCATTTCATTGCAAGTATGAGCAGAAGGTTACAACCCATGAGACACTACATGCAATCCTATGCTTGCTACTGACTTACAGCCACATACACCCCATCGTGCATCAGCTAATCCACAATCTGCTGATGTTGGTAAGATATGATTGACAGGATAATCCATGCATTTGCGTGGTTTGTTGCACCACATGCATTTCACATTCAACTTTAAGCAACTTTCACAGGAGTCATTCACCAGAGAACAATCTGTAACAAAATCAGAATCAAAACCTGCTACTTTTAATCAAAGATTTTCGACaatcagaaaaatatatatcaaagTAAAGATAGCcctatttaaagttaattcaTGACCTACTGCTACTAATACATGCAAATGTGCCATGTCATTTAAGAGTTTAAGAGTctataaacaaaactataagcatttccaactttttatttaaatttctcaTCTTTGTATTCATATGAGATCTCCAATATTTTACTGTGAATAATATAAACGGTATAGCCATAATATGTATGAGCTTGAGCAACTTAATGTTAATACATAAATTGAAGCAAAAAAACTCCCTTATAATGTTTAAAGTCTTGCAATACAAAagaaatttacattaaaataaccaTCCACTTACTGACTGGAGTTGGTGGGGTGTTGGCAGAAGAATAATTaacattacataaaataataaacaggcCAACAGCaaataaacagaacaaccCAGCGTTTGCGTTCATTTTAACGTTCTCGATCAATTTTACTTTCaataattttgtataaaaaaacacgaagCTACGCCTAGGTAAATATATTGgtcaatatatttttcaaaaaatagttttaaagttaaattactagaaaaacatctttaaatctggttaatttgtaaacaaacaaatcttCCACTTCGCAACAACAAAAGCTtgctatgacgtcacgatcaCCTGATTTTACATAGAAACCTTAAAgttatttgtaatatatttcacATTATAGgggcttttaaaaatatttgttatctAAAGACGTATAActcaattttatatttatcccTTGGTATTTCCagtaaattgcattttttaacaatttcgtTGAATAAAATTGCAGGATAGATGCAATATTAGATAAGTTAGAGTACGTAAATAAGCAGGATtctaatgtaacttattttgtgAACTTCCTGGAAAAAGTCTTTCCATTTAAGATTAAACTATTTTCTGTCAAAATGTATGCTTAATGTCCTCTCATGTTGCGCTGGAAAAATTACCCAgtcaaaaataacaaaagatAATCTAAATACGGCTGAATTCTATCCCGTCtgtgaaattttaaactatttaacaAAATGAATCCGATTAACAAAATCGAATTCTCTCTTGTCCATTCCCTCCCGCA
Protein-coding sequences here:
- the LOC100184853 gene encoding pituitary tumor-transforming gene 1 protein-interacting protein isoform X2, with the translated sequence MNANAGLFCLFAVGLFIILCNVNYSSANTPPTPVNCSLVNDSCESCLKLNVKCMWCNKPRKCMDYPVNHILPTSADCGLADARWGVCGLNFEALIISVSVVGGLLLIAITLCLCKCCKCCCFKKDSAKYEREAQRLDRERQERAMRQDERKLDRQRKNDDIRRKYGLGPSSSSKYQRFENEQ
- the LOC100184853 gene encoding pituitary tumor-transforming gene 1 protein-interacting protein isoform X3 produces the protein MNANAGLFCLFAVGLFIILCNVNYSSANTPPTPVNCSLVNDSCESCLKLNVKCMWCNKPRKCMDYPVNHILPTSADCGLADARWGVCGLNFEALIISVSVVGGLLLIAITLCLCKCCKCCCFKKDSAKYEREAQRLDRERQERAMRQDERKLDRQRKNDDIRRKYGLLRNDYQRLEN
- the LOC100184853 gene encoding pituitary tumor-transforming gene 1 protein-interacting protein isoform X1; protein product: MNANAGLFCLFAVGLFIILCNVNYSSANTPPTPVNCSLVNDSCESCLKLNVKCMWCNKPRKCMDYPVNHILPTSADCGLADARWGVCGLNFEALIISVSVVGGLLLIAITLCLCKCCKCCCFKKDSAKYEREAQRLDRERQERAMRQDERKLDRQRKNDDIRRKYGLIKDNNRYQRFDDETA